The region acccattgaaacagtgttcgattttttcctGAACAAAACCATTACtcagtcaaacgatttttaatcgCGTTGACCGGTTCGGTTCTCACGATTTTGGTTGCAATTGCCATTcttagatgagataaatcttacataaaattgaatttgataacattataatcatagtcaaattcaaaattataatcacaattaaattaggAGTCATaatctcaatcaaatttaaatttagagtCACAATTGTAACAACTACTAATAACAAAATCGATGAGACGTGAAAGCACTCGATCTCATTCAGACTTCAATTTGTGAAATCGTCTTAAGCTATATGTACTGAGATTGTTTGGGAGACATAGTCGACACgatttaacttttatttattttattaattaaaaaaatatgtaataaatattgaaaataaacacaaaaaagcTCAACAATATTATTTGGTTCTATTTCATgattttaaatgataaaatattttaaacaatatAAAATACGATGAGAATTTGCTAATTTTCGTcgaaataagataaaatagaaaatgtttgtCCACTTTTGGCCTTTGGATTGGCATCCCGCCATTGGTTTCTCATTCTTCTCAAGAAACAAATTCTCTCAGTCTCATTAGtcattccctctctctctctctctctctctctgaatcaCCTCCTCCAAATGCATGGCCGATTTCCAAGCTCCTTCCTTCTCTCTAGGGCTTGATTTCGACTTGGATTCCGAGCCCCAAACCGCTCCCGCGAAAAACCCTTCATCGCCCCAGCAACCTCCCCCGTCTTCCATCGGCCGGAGCTTTTTGCCGGTCGAAGACGACGACGTTGTTCTGTACACACCGACGAGGGGCCAAGATGAACCGGATCCGGACCCTCCTCGGACCCTCAAGCGAATTCGCCGGGGTCTCGCGTCCGACCCCGCTTCGGCGGCTCGGAGCCGCGAGCCGGCGGAGCCCTGGCGGGATGTTGGCGATGAGATTGAGGAGTTCTCTTCACAGGAGGATCGGCGTCGAGGTAATTAAATACTTATTGTAGAGTTTTGGTCTTGGCTTGTTTGGTTCGTCTGAAAATTTGGGTAAAGGAAACAAGACAAGTCTTGAAGCTAGGGTTTCAGGTAGTTTGTGAATAAGGAATATGTATGTTTGCAGGATTGGACGTGGTTATGTTCTGTATTCCTCGATATCTGTATTGAATCCTGTTGTGATTAGATTGAAGGACGAGAGTGTCACTAACCTCTTTGTTATTTGTAATTGACAACGACTCCCTCATGACATGTAAGTGTTCACGAGGCTACTAGGCGATGAACTTATTATACTGGAAAGTGAAATTAGAAATTGGGATTTTGAGCTGCGGAAGTAGACACGATGAACATAATTATGTTACTTGTAATGGGACTTGAAATTTGCTGTTATGATTCAAGGGGATCAACTTTTTAGGtatccataaaaaaatattgctCAATTTATGAAACAGCTGAAAAGCTTAATTATCATGTTCCGTTCCATTTTAGACAGACATTCTGCGTCCCTCTTATGGGGGATCATCTTATTCTCTAATCAAGAAATGGtgaccacttttttttttttgatagaaagtgaaaatataaaaaaaaaaaaggggtgacCACTGATAATGAGTTGCGGAATGCTTTTCTTCAGTTATTAATGGGATTGCTATCTATCCCCCGACTCCACAATATTTAGCATTTCGGGACTGTAAAAGACATCAGCAGGTCCTCATTTTTGCTAGCTTAGCTTGGAGCCTTGGACATACatattgcaatttttttttaatcaagtttaATGAAAATTGTTCTCAGCTTTAGTTATTCTTTGCTTCAAGGTGGTGATACTTtagctccccccccccccaaaaaaaaaaaaaaaaaaattgtgtttccTTCTGTGTGTTGGGATGGTTCTAAGCCTTCGCTCCATTATGAGctcatttttgttaattttatcatgATTTTTGTAATGTAGAGAAAAAATTTCTTGCCTGCATGGATGATTAGTTTCATTTTTAGCTGTATTCGaagttaaaatttaaagtagTTGCTGTTTCTTGGctttcatctttatatttttgcaGTATTCTCTTTTGTATATGTCTTCCTCCATCCAGGACCAGCGGTGGGGTGTTCAATAGATTCTGTTACTTTGACTTGGTTTGCATGAAATAGGgtgttgaaacttgaaattGGTGCTGGATGCAATTCCTGTAGCAGCATGATGTGCATTTGCTTCCTATAACTTTATGTGTAATACATGGCATTAGATTTTAACCATTATATTTGATCTTGGATATCATTctaacttataaaaaaattggtaGACACTATCCCATTAtgtattgttattaaaatagaGTAGATTAAGATTAGTGGGAGAGCTAGTTCCCGCACATGCTTGCCTATAGCTATCCTGTTGTATGTAAGAGATGTCTCTAAGCATTTCAGCACGGCAGTCTGTCCTGCATTGGAAATTCCTGTATGGGCACCATTGTTGCCTTTCCTGGTAAAATGCATGTTCCCAGGCGGGAACTTTTGTTACTTTGCAATTAGTGGACAATTATCATGAAGATTGCACTCATATTTTCAGAGGTTAAATTGGTATCACCAATCTTGCGGTAGCAAAGATCCTTCTTAGATGTCCCTGTAGTAGTCCTTAAAATGACTAAGATTGTTGCTATATAtgtatttcctatttgtcaatTAGGTTGATtatacagataagaaaaaaaagaatgtcccTAGAAACATCCGAGTAAGCCAAATCTTCATGTTCCTCTGAGACAACTGTTTTGTTGATTGCTATTAGTTTCCCATTAAGATGGTTGAATCTCTATTGGTTCTCCTGTTCTCAAAATTTCTCTCACATGACTTTGTTTACTTAAGTTTGGAGATCCTATACATCTGCTAGCTCATTTTGGTATCCTCCCAAGACAGCTTGCTTTGAGTTCAAATACTGGTATTTGTTTTGACTTACCAGAACCCAATATGGATCAATTTAGAACGTTGTGCCGCATATATCTATTTGTTGGATTACTGTTGATGGtttttccccctttttcttAACAGTGAATGAACATTCATCGAAGTATTGCCACACAGGGTGTAGTAGTTCAAAGATTCCATTGCATGCACATGGGGTTTTGACCATGCAATCAGTAAGCCAGGATAAAttgacaaaaaggaaaaaggctTCAAATACCCCAGCCTCTGCAAGTTTGgagagttgggagacaagtggCAACAAAGTGATGTTTCCAAAGCTGACTCTCAGTCCCCTTAGGAGATTCCAGTTGCTTTCTGATTCTGATTCTGATTCTGATGATCCTTCTGTTAGTGAAGATACAAGCAGAGAGGCTAATGTAGAATATTCATCATTGAAGGAGAAAGAATATACTACCAATCAACATCCAGCTACAAGAGGACAGGAGAGAGCAAAAGCATCCGTAAGTGTTTCTCGAACAGAGGATTTATGGAAAGATTTCCATACAGAGAAGGATTTCCGCATTCCAACTCCTGCTCTGGACGAGGTCTGTGAAGAATATTTCAGATTTGTCAATGACAAGGAAGTAACTCCTAGCCTAGGTTATGTTAAGCGTACAAATGAACAAAAAGATTCTTTTCAAAATGGGGTTGTCCTCAACAATGATGAGAACCTGTGCAAGTTGGGTGACTCTATTCCTCCTGTCCATCGTTATTTTTTCCACGACGATCCAAGAATCCAGAATTTAGTTCGCAGTCGCTTACCCTACTTTTTCCCACTGGGTGCTACATACAACAGAGGGAACGAACGTCCCATTTCATCAGCAATTGATTATATGTAATATGCTTTGCTAGCAATCCAGTTTGATATATTTGCaagaagttggcatttctttcTCACAGGATGTACTTTGTGTTTGCAGGAGTCAATTTAGCAATGGAGAAGGTTCTAAACCGCGAGCAACTGCAAAAATAAATGCTGAGATTAACTCAACAAGTGGAAGAAAGAATTCCAGAAAGGTAAATGCTGAGGAGGTATCAAAAGGCTCTGGAAGTTGGGTGAATCCTAAAAGCAGTGTGGGCATCCCAAAAGATGCTGCAAAAAGACGGGTTCAGGCAGTTGGTCGATCTGCTGGTCATTGGTTCACAACGCCTGATGGAAAGAGAGTAAGTTCAAGGCATTCATAATGTTCTGAGTTTTATACAATTGTTTCTGTTTGAATGCACATCTTTCTTGATAATCTCGAGAGGTTATACAAGTGTGTTTGCAAGGTATTTCTTGCTTAGATCTGTTGTATATCCATAAGCATATGATCCACATAGGTGTGTACAGTATCATTATCATCACCAGAAACCTTAATCCCATGTCATGTCTAAGGGTTCAGCcaatttttgttggttttcctCTATCTCTTCTGTTACAAACTTCCTCCATTCCAGTCACTTGCCTTGCACATGCATCTATTAGTCTTCTTCTCTACTGCTGTGGCAATTATGTGTACCTTACATGTTAATAAACGGATCTTCAATTCTTCATCACAAGCAACACAtgttcaccccccccccccctctctctctctctctctctctctcacacacacacacttatacacacacacacacacgtacatTAAGATGCTATTTTTGTCATCCAGCATCCTCTTTTACTTGTGTGCTTCCTATCTTTGGTTAGCTTCTACTCACCCACAACAACTCTGTATACCTAAATTGGCTGTGGTGATCTTTGAAGTGTTTTGATGTTCCAAGAAAACCATATCTTCCAGTATTGCAAATCTTCAAAAATCAGAGTGTCGTTTTATGTAGATTGGTGTTGCACTCTAATAATTGtcaataaataaacttattctCTAATCTATTTTAGGTTGCGTAAATGACCCTATCATTTATCATTTGGAATTGGAAATTCCAAATCCATTGCTTGGATACATAATTGTTGGAAGCATTTGGATTTGGGACCCAGTAAATAGAAGGATTTGGAATGACACTTTAACATAATTGTCATTTCAAATGACTACGGTTGGAATCTCTCTATCGAAATGCAACCTTAGAGAAATATGccacaaattattttatttttttcacttaattGGGAAGATTTTATGATTTTGCTTTTGTTCTAGGTATAAAGAGTTTGTGAATGGCCTTGTATGTGTATACTTTTTGGATATCTGTTATTTGTTGTCGAGTATTAATTCCATGCCTCTCTGGTTACAATTTATGGTACTAATTGATCAAACTCTTCTAGGTTTATGTCAATAAAAATGGGCAGGAGTTGGGAGGTCAAATTGCATACAGACATTATAGGAAGGTACTTGATATCTTCCTCACGACTACTTCTGTGGATTCTTATTAGGCTGGATTCATTGAGTTCTGcctacatatatgcatatattttgtttgatgGTGGATACAAATGATTGGTTGGTTCGTTCAATTACTAGTAAATTATAATctgttagtttattttatcattatttccaAATAGCATTGTCCGAGTGTTGCTTAAATTCGCCTCAATGTCTAGACAACCTACATGATTGATATAAAAGTTTCCAAGTTTGCCTATGCAGCTATGCTAATGTGAATATCTTCAGTTTTGAGGTGGGCGGTCAATTCTCCCCTAGCGGCAGGTTAACTTGCTGCAGGAGTGGATTATAGTGCAATTGCGTGCTTGTGTAACAAACTAGTCGGTCTTCATGTCCTAATTGCTCGGTCAAGTTAACCTTCTGTATCGGGATTGAAATAACTGATATTTGCAACTTCATGTGCCTAATAGTATCATCTGCTGCTGATACACAGGAGACTGGAGCTGGGTTTGAGAAGTCCAGGAAGAGATCCGCcggaaagaagaaaacaaagccGAAGTCGAAGTCGAAGCCGGCTGCcggaaagaagagaaagagctGAGTCTGCGTCTGCTGGGCAAGTGTTGAAACTTTAGCTGCCTGCCGATTCGTTTTGTGGTTGCATTATTGTTACCTGTAGTCCGTTTATGGTTGATAATGTGATTGATATGATATCCattcttcttttgttctttcttgCTCATTCCTCTGAgtttgatataatatataagcgGCAGGTTTACAATTTGTGCTTGTAGCTTCTTGTGTTCAAAGATAAAAAAAGCTTAGAAGCATGTTtgataattacaattttttttttaattttagtgtatatacatgtatatatatactgattctaatattttaaatttattgatataatttgttagttaatattttttatgtaatttatttataaaattagttattaAAGAGTGACATTTACCACtcataaaaattattgtctataattcaaatattcaacaCGCTGTATGTatgttttataagaaaatagaaattgtttattaattttttttctttttgtttcaatatatataattattcgttttgatattatttattaaattattattgagatgATTTGCAGTGGATATGGTGATCTCAAATGGTGCTGCCTTTTATACTGTGTAATAAAATCACACTGTAGTGTTGTTGTTTATAttaaacaagcctaaggatgtgactattgtttaaaaaaaaaaaaatgttttgaattaAGTGCTCAtttgacataaaaaattaaaattatttgacatTTAATTTCATAGAagttaataaaatcaaaatcccGAAGAATTTCACAATcttcatatttgattaaatcTTTTCTCTCAATTTGGGATTATTGTACTTGTGTGATCTTTTGTCACTCGTGTCATCGattttgacaaagaaaataaattataagtgaaGATTTTGATCTAAAGAACACATGGAAGTAGTATATGTACCTTAGGATGTGTATATACTGCTTCCATGTGTTCTTTAAGATCAAAATCTCTACTTGTAATTTACTTTCTTTGTCAAAATCGATGacttaattcaaaatatttttttttaaacaatttgtttaataaaaacAACACTACTACAGTGTGATTTTATTACACAGTATAAAAGGCAGCACCATTTGAGATCACCATATCCACTGCAAATcatctcaataataatttaataaataatatcaaaacgaataattatatatattgaaacaaaaagaaaaaaaataataaacaatttctattttcttataaaacatACATACAGTGTcttgaatatttgaattatagacaataatttttatgaGTGGTAAATGTCACTCTTtaataactaattttataaataaattacataaaaaatattaactaacaaattatatcaataaatttaaaatattagaatcagtatatatatacatgtatatacacTAAAACATGCTTCTAAGCTTTTTTTAGCAGTTTTTCTAAACATCCTTCCTTTGCCCGGAGTTAACTTTAGATACCTTAGGATGTGATATACTGCTTCCATGTGTTCTTCTTTAGGATCATTCATGAATTGATTCACCATACTTATTGAAAAACCTATATCCAATCTAGTATGTGACATGTATATAAGTTGTCCCACTAATCATTGATATCTCTCTTTATCAATTGGAACACTTTCATTATCAACTCCTAATTTTGTGGTGGATTCCATGGGAGTGTCATCAAGTTTGCAACCTATGATCCCAGTTTCATTTAGATCTAAGATGTACTTCATTTCGGAGACCAAGATCCTATCTTTTGACCTTATAACTTCCATGCTCTAGAAATATCTTATGTTTCCCAAGTCTTTAATCTCGAACTCTTTTGCAAGAACTTTTTTTATGCATCTCattttagaaaaatcatttcttgtaacaataatatcattacATAAACAATGAGGATATAAATTTTACCTCCCAAAATAAGTTTGGCATCGTACATATCCATACTTCCTAACTGCCTTTGTAAACCTTTCAAAGCAGACTCTAAGGGACTACTTAAGTCCATAAAGTGGTATCTTTAGTTTATATAACTTGTTCCTTATGGTTTCAGTTTCAAAGCTAAGTGGAATTTCCATGTAGACCTATTCTTCTAAGTCTCAATTTAGAAAAACATTCTTTACATCCAATTGGTGGATAGACTAATCTAAATTTGTAGCAAGGAAGAGTAGTACTCGGACAGTATTCAGTTTAGTAACTAGGGCAAAAGTTTCTTGATAATCAATACAATGACTGTGTAAAGCCCGTTGCCACTAGATGAGCCTTATATCTTTCAATCTGTCCATCTTCTCTATAATTCATCGTGAATATCCATTTGCAACCTATATGTTTCctgattttaaattaaaggtggggtgcctttaaacatgtttccttattttgataCTTTATGTCTTAAAAGCTTATGCttgaatttttatatcttgataaatatatttcttactcacacaaaaagtaaatttattttgaattaaaagtgagttgcttttagacatatttctttattttgatcatttatgtctcaaaagctatGCTTGAATTTTCATAtgttgataaatttatttattactcatataaaaagtaaatttattttgaattaaatgtgagttacttttagatatgtttccttgttttaatccataatttctcaaaaaacttatgtttgaattttcatatcttgataaatgtatttcttaatcatgtaaaaagtaaatttattttgaattaaaagtaaattgcttttagacatatttcctTGTTTTGTTCTTTGTTGTTTGAAAAAGGCTTaaagattttttgaatttcaaaattcttattaaCTCTTTCTTTAACGACTAACTTTTTTtgaaagatgtatatatataaggtaagtatggaggctcaatATAGAACAAACTCGATAAAGCATTCAAAGAAAAGTGAGAAGGTTCAAAGTGCTAGAAGTGTGCTGGCTGGTGGAACTCTCAATCGTtagtgacttgtttgtaattattttttattataagtttgttatttttactcacttgttgtgtgaggggtTTGTTTTACTAGCGGTGTGCTAGTAGTTACTGCTTAGGTAAGTGATTGTATGTTGATTCTAACTCCAGTTAAAAGTTAGTGTTGTTGGTTCTAActccaattaaaaattagtgttgattctctttAGTAGAACTTCAAgttaagtcttgagagagaggagtAGGCTCTTTAGAGTTGAACCTATGTAAATATTCTCTTGCTCTTTGTGGTTGCTTGATTTTACTATTCTTATTTATAttgcaatcaccacatattaagatcacaaattcaaGAGTTTTCaacaaaagttaaatttattaatttttgaaaaacccaattcacaatcctcttgggtatttttctgggcaacaaaACAAATGTGCTAAAATTAGGTGAGATACCTTTTTATGTGATGTAGTTATGAATTGGGCATTGTGTGCACGATCTAGCACCCATTCTCAATGCTATAGGCCAACTGAGTTCATCATTAATAGACTTGTTGTTGGAATTATCTTCACTTACCCTTAAATTTAGGTCAAGTTCTAATCAGTCCTAAGACATGTTCATTGCTCAATCTCTTCTTGACTAGACTTCTTCTGTAAGTAGACTTGAAGTTCATTGGTTGTTACTGGTTGTTTAGAGAAGGGTTGGGAAGAATGGGAAGGATTGGAGTTAGGTTGTTGCTACTGTGGATTTGAAGTGGATAGATCAGGTTATTGTTGCTAGTATGGACTATAAAGAGCTGGAATGTTCCAAAATTGATATTCTTAAGAGTTATTTAGAGTTTCTTCCTCCTGaatatcaattttgaaataaaatggtTGATTTTCAAAGAAGGTTACAGCCATTGAAGTATAAAATTGCTTGTGTTTTGGAGAATAACATTTATAACACAGTTTGTGAAGATAGACAAAATTTGGATGACCTAAATTGTAACACCATAACataattacattattattatcagatgaaaaaaaataaaggaatagaCTAAACTTTCTAAGGTTAACTAACTACCGGGATGAACATGTCTGCTCTAGAGGTCAtctttcttgaggagataaaagTCTCGAGTATGCCTCaacactgccaatcatctttgCCGAATCTAAGTCCTGAAATTCACGTAGATTGTTTGAGAACTTGGCAACATAATTGTGATCATTTGTAAGTTTACTGATTGATAATAGGTTGCAGTCTAAGTTAGGAACCAAGAGAATAGAATTTATTGTAAATTCCTTTGAGAATGTCATAGAACATGTCCCTACTACCCTTGATAGGGACCCATCTGCAATCTTGACTGTCCAGTTGTCATAATAGggatcaaattttgttaataactTAATATCTCTAGTCATGAGGGTTGATGCACCTGAGTCAACAATCCATACATTTGATTGTTCACATTTTAGCATTAAAAGCACTTAGTAAATTACCTTTATGTGCTATGGATCCAAAGGCTATTACTAAAGGTTGAGTGATCTGTGACTGACCAAACTTCTTCTTTAGCAGTTCCATTTGTTCCTTGTtgaaaaaatgtgattttgaagcTGTAGTAGTCTCTTCCATAGATGTTGTATATCCTCGACTTTTCCTCTCTTGGGTAGGTTTCCAATCGGTTGGTTTACCATGTATTTCCCAATAGGTGTCCTTTCTGTAATACGTTTTATGACAGTGATCACACCGAAGGTgtccatttttttctatttgtttggtTGTTGATTCCCCCAATTAGTTAAGGCTAAAGTTTCTAGATTTGGAGAAGTAgtctttaacataattttcatcatgctCTTCTCTTTACAAACTTTTGAAAAAGGCTCCCAAATGCTTGTAGAGGTTTAGTACCCAAAATTATCCCTCTCGCTCCAtctaagtttttatttaaacttattggGAACTTGTACAATTCTTTTTCTCAACAATTTGTTTGTATTTAGCTGCATCTTTCGGACAATTCCACTGGATTGCGCTATACTTATCCAGTTAAAGCCAATACTTATTTAGTGAATTAAAGTACTGGAAACATTAGACTCTCATTGCTACAAATTATCAGGTATACtctcaatttcaaataatttatatgtattttcaaCATGTGAATAAGCCTCATTTGTAGCTTCCCAGATATCATGTGCGATATCACACAGTAAAAAATTCTCATCAATCTTATTAGTCATGGAGTTAATAAGGCAGGACATTACCATGTTTTCAAATTTCCACATCTAGAACTTTGGGTCTTCCTCATTTGGTTGGCTTGTAACTCCAGTTTGATAGCCATCCTTCCTTCTTTTACAAATGAACATTATTATGGATTGGGACCATTATAGGTAGTTTTGCTAGTTCAACTTGTGGCTAGTGATGGTAAACATGTTGCTATCTAATTAGACTAGGGATGATCTCTTAAGATAGGTTGCTTTTTCCATCCATGTTGTGATTTATGAGTGTGTAGGGGTTTTGGTTAAGGTAACTCTTATACaatgcaaaaatatttagaagaaaaacacactttattcaccaatttgcttggtatatatacatattacatCCTTCCTAGTTTCCTATTATATAAAGTAACAATAGGAAGTTACACTTATACTGGTTAAGAACCTTATAACTACTTTTGAAAGAGGGATTTATTCTCTACTAAAACTAGGAAACACATTAACATTATAGAATATGGAAACTCAAAAACtaggaaacaaaaataattaaccaTCTAACAAGTCTAATGAGTTAACTAATGACTAAATTAGTGCTGAGATAAATTTGATTGAAATCTCCACACTTATAAACCAAAGCAATAC is a window of Diospyros lotus cultivar Yz01 chromosome 10, ASM1463336v1, whole genome shotgun sequence DNA encoding:
- the LOC127812261 gene encoding uncharacterized protein LOC127812261 — translated: MADFQAPSFSLGLDFDLDSEPQTAPAKNPSSPQQPPPSSIGRSFLPVEDDDVVLYTPTRGQDEPDPDPPRTLKRIRRGLASDPASAARSREPAEPWRDVGDEIEEFSSQEDRRRVNEHSSKYCHTGCSSSKIPLHAHGVLTMQSVSQDKLTKRKKASNTPASASLESWETSGNKVMFPKLTLSPLRRFQLLSDSDSDSDDPSVSEDTSREANVEYSSLKEKEYTTNQHPATRGQERAKASVSVSRTEDLWKDFHTEKDFRIPTPALDEVCEEYFRFVNDKEVTPSLGYVKRTNEQKDSFQNGVVLNNDENLCKLGDSIPPVHRYFFHDDPRIQNLVRSRLPYFFPLGATYNRGNERPISSAIDYMSQFSNGEGSKPRATAKINAEINSTSGRKNSRKVNAEEVSKGSGSWVNPKSSVGIPKDAAKRRVQAVGRSAGHWFTTPDGKRVYVNKNGQELGGQIAYRHYRKETGAGFEKSRKRSAGKKKTKPKSKSKPAAGKKRKS